One Hylaeus volcanicus isolate JK05 chromosome 8, UHH_iyHylVolc1.0_haploid, whole genome shotgun sequence genomic window, acttttaattgaataacGATACTTAATCGTGTTGATCGAGaaggtatcataatttttattctgtgtCGAAACTTACCTATTGTATCCGGATCTCATGAACAGCGAAGAGATGTGTCAGGGAAAGGAGGGAAATTAATAGGAAACATTCtagaaattgaagagaaataAAGGGATCTGTCTGGAGCCCTTAGGAGTTGTTAAGAGATACTAGGGGGCGTTGGAAGGTGTTAGCGGGTGTTTGGAGACGATAGAGAGTGTTTGAAGGGGTTAGAGGGTGGTAGGAGTTGTTAGTGTGTATTAGGAGTTGTTAGGAAATGTCAGGAAGTGTAAAGGAGATGTTAGATTGTGTTAGAAGGACGAGACCATGGACCACAATTcggtatcgccatctcgcggccAATGGAACGAACTAATTTTAGAACTTTAACGTGTACCCCGGGCTTCAAAACCTCCAAATTTATAGTGAACAGTCATAAAtccataattaatacgattctctACTTTATgacactacaatatattagttaacgcgtcaaattttcatttttattaatagttatttaatgcagTAATAATCATCGATATTTCAGtaagtggcgccatcggtggcaaaacgctcaagtttgtagtgaaaatagttcccattATTTCtgtaagatggcgccacagatacttttaatatagCACTTGggactataataaaaatatatttaggaTATAAGTGGTTTTATCCTTAAGTTTTAATGATTACACGTATTGTTCAActagaaaacaatttattaattaaaaataatcaaacagcaatttaaaaagacaAACGGAACAAAAGACGGTAAAAGAGATCCTTCAGGTATCAgccacagtttttttttaccgacatTATGGTAATGTTCGACAGGTCGGTAAAAAACACAGTAAATGCCGCCATCTAGTAGCATAAAAAGGAACtgttcgaggacaaacttggtcgttttcccgatagaggcgctgaccaaactcctTAAATAGTTCGATATGTCGCCGCTAGACGACGACACCAACTCCAcgcgggaaatttgaatttatttttatttaattaaattatagttcATTAGAAGTATTAGTCGATACTATTGAGTAATTTAAGGGTCTTAAATTACtcaatataatttacaatgtaatttatttttcactagCGACCTGCTTCGGCTTTGTCTAGaagcaattttaaattttctaccaaatgtttttatttaactgaGTCCCTATAAGATCTTACAGACCTTAACGTCAACAGGAAAAATGGTTTTTCGACGTGGAACGCGAAAAGGCCACGTAAAGTCGTCCATGAGAAAAACATTCATGCAAAATTACCGGTTTCTTCCATAGTTCAAGTCCACCTTGGAAGATGCCGTGGAAGTCGCGTATGAATGAAAACGAATACGTAAACTCGTCTTGTTTATCGTAAAACTGGGTGTTCACTGACAATCTGCTATCTTCGTTTGCAATCTTGATATTTCgaactaaatttttattgtcatttgTTAGTAGAACGCAAGGTTTCTTGCGTTATacgaaattgcaatttaagaagctatatactttttaatttatctattaaaaaatggcTGATCCTAAATATGCCGATTTACCTGGAATTGTAAGTACTTCGTATATCTTACGTcaaaacgtatttatttatttctaattctcgtacattttataatagtaTATTATTTGTGTAAATAGGCATACGATCAAGTCGATGTATACGAGACAACTGATTTACCAGAATccgaacaatttcaaatttacccTGAggtaaaacattaaatattattccttaGTTACTTGGTATTACTGTTAATGTTCTCATTCTTAGGAAGAAACCGATTCCATAGAAAAGTTACATATAAGCGCCACGGAAgcatttaacaaatttaaaggTAAACAAGTCATTAATGAGGGAATTGATTTTTCTGATTGTGTATCGTTCAAACCAAAAACAGGCTACAAGTAagtttactttatataaatcagtgtaaaataatttatataaattatataatattgttagaTTTGGAGATTGGGATCTTCCTGCagaaggagaaaaagaaacaccaGTTCAAAAATGTCAACGTTTGCAATGcgaaattaaagaattgtATGAAGAAGTAAATGAGTTGAAGGTATTGAGTTATTAATCACATTTTGTCATTTCTATGTAAGatatagaaatatgtattacTTCTATGAAATAGGAAAAAACAGAAggtgaaaaagaagagaaatctATCATTGATATAATTTCTCAAGTACAAGACCTAAGCAAACAGTTAGATTCCTTGAAATTAGAAGAATGTCTTGGTGCTGATGTTGTTGCAACTCTATCAGATCCACAAGGCACAAAGCTGAAGTAAGTCTTACATTACATTAATAATGCCCCAATctgaaattttactttattaattgatattttagaGAACTGATATCGCAAATACAAGCATTTAAACAGACTAGTATTCTTACCTCTGAATCTGATTCAAAGACACAGAGTACAAAAGTTGATAAAACAGCTGAACCTAATGTACTCAAATATCAGATGACTTATCTTCCAGAGAAAGCAAGAATGCAAGAAGCAGCAAGAGTTGCATTACTTGAACAAAGACTTTGTAATTTGGAAAGTGTTATTGGAGCAACTACCGATAAACTTTCCAAGTTTTCACAGGTGTGAGACAATTATTCCTTTTACTATAATACACTGATTTGCGCTTAGTTTGATTAATAAACTACTTccaacagtaaataaataatacgaacATTTTTTGACAGAATCTCAAATGTCAAGGTGTAATGGAAGCTGTTCAAGAACTAGGAGCAAAAGCTGCATTATTAGACACGTATCAGTTAGACATCATTGAAAACCGATTAGCTTCTTTAATTCATAGAATGGATAGTATCGCGCAAAAAAAATCTACGCTATCTTTAGATTCCGAACAGGAGCAAAAGGTATGTTGCTACTCATAAATATAGACTCGAGTAAAATAAGTGACCTGTGTTTAAATCAAACTCCAACTTATCTTCAGATCGCGGAAATGTATGAAATCATGAAACAAACCGAAACAATGTCGCAAATGTTGCCTCAAACTGTAAATCGAATGTTGGCATTAAATACAATTCATCAGCAaggtatgtttttaaatacatttatatgaTGACTTCTTGTCATGACATATACTACACTTTTTCATACATGTTTTCAGCTGCTGAATTTAACAAATCTCTAGTACGACTGGAAGAATTACAATCGCAAATTACCGTTGATTTGGAAAGTAACAAATCTCTACTAAAAGGAGTACAAGAAAGCTTTGCATCAAATTTAgaagttataaaaaataatatagaatcgCTGGATGAACGCATTAAAAATCTTAGCAAGTGATAATTCGTAGTAACGACAATTCATCATAGATTACGACATTTCAACTtcttaaatacatatttattaaattatatatttatagatactCTTTGAATTGCTGGCAATCCGGTATAAATCATGTATCGCAtttctaaaacatttttttatcataattcaATCAAATTATTCTGATTTCTAAATAtagtattttcaataacacaaatttattattcttgtatGTTGTGCAAGCAAGAAAACTTgataatgtataaatactgcaaattgaaaataaactagAATTATGCTTTTGAATAacacaatattaataaaagaatattaattaattaatttggtCACAAAAGGATGATTAAAAAATCTTAcactctgaaaatatttgtgtattttacatttatttaaaattaattaaaatcgtagTTTTTGGAAGAACCATTTGTTTTTACCAGATTTGTACCTGTAAACAGATATTTACATTACTTAcacgtttattaaatatatttcagttaaaaaagaatgtgtaaaatattactAGCTTTTTTAACTAATCCTAATTCTTTGAAGTGAAAATATCCAGAGATCAAAaccaaatatattatacgaaGACTGCTGCTTGCGTTGTATAAAGCTTGTGTAATTAAGAAGGAATTAAACATACTTTTCTTCTAATAAAACACGTATCTGGAATCGAGTCTTCTTCCGTTTCATTGGGTCCTTAAGATCCTTAGGGACTAAAGGCTTCTTTGCCCAGGGCAGTTCAACTGTGTACCTTGTTGGCATCAAATGGTTATAATTTAATACCTGGAATAAAATCAATGTAACTTTTACAAATACAGGTATTCAAAGtgttaatacatatttattaatcatgATCCTCtcatttgtgttttaaatatttgatacttttttattttgttatttaaactcgttaaagaaaaattttaagtaGCTTTCGAAAAACTTACTTTTACAAATGGTTTGATCTTAGAACGTTTGTGAAGTTTCGCTTTGCCCATTCTTTTGTGCACTTTGCGTGGATATCTGTCAATCCCTACAACCACTGCGTGTCCGTACTGCTTTTCTGTAGTACCATCGTCGAAATTACGCATGATGATACCTTTTCTTCCAGCGTATCGGCCACCAAGGACCAACACGACTTTCCATACTTTCATAATCTTCACCATCTTGAAGATGTATACTATAAaaagagatttaaaaaaaaatgactatTAATCTAAAAATCGATACACACACATATCCATGAATATACTTATACAATGATTTAAGttaacaattcatttttatcttttacgCTATGTAAGAAGCACGATATATTGGCAGTTGTAAACATTGCACTTCAGAAGAGTCACATAACCTCTTCTGTATGGCACAATTACTTTTTCCCCGAAAttcgaaagtaaaattatatacaaaattagcAATTTCGATAACAAAATCGAAACGATACGTGTAACGTCACGttttttgtaacataaacaaagTCAGGATGTTTgtcgatatatttaaaaacctGTTACTAAAGTTATGGATAAGGAAAAAAACGCTTAATATGTGAAAAATATCGGAATGTCTACTATTTGATATAATGGCATGTATACAgacgtattatttttcaattttccgaTGTTTTTGGATTACTTTCGACAAGTAAGAAATACTACACACCTCACGGCTTTTCACACcggaaaaaaggaagttaaccTCACTTTCAATCGAGACCGTTTGATATTCGAAATCCAAACGACAGATGTCGTATGGGTAGATATCCGGCGATGACAGTAAACCAATCCTACGTTGTGTTTTAAATGACGTTCAACAAAATTGCTTCTCGGTAGAGAATTTTGTTCAGAGCACAAGGCATCGATAGAAAGCAAAAGGTTCCTTTTATctcttaatataattaaatcgtacaattttaaaatgtacaaatgaTCAATCTTCGATTACATTCGATCAATTGAATTCGTCAATCTCTAACAATGTTAGATTTAtgcaaaaatgaatacaatcGTTGCCCAAATATCTAAACTTTTCGAGAGTTCGAGAATAATCCCATACGATTTTCTCGATACATCGAAATGATTGGTCGGCATAAGTAGCTTCCTGCTCGCTTGTGTCTCGCACGAGGGATGTTAATAGACGTTATTTTACTCTTATCGTAGGATTTTTATAAAGACAAAAGTGCCGAAACGTTCGAATCATTGAATAAGACTGATAGTGTTCGTATCGGGGTAGTGGGTGTGAATATAGGAAATTAGCATAATGGCATTAAATCCACAATATGAAGTGATCGGAAAGGGTTTCGTACAACAGTATTATGCACTGTTTGACGACCCTGCTCAGAGaccaaatttaataaatatgtataatgtaagTCCTAATTGTAATTACGTTTAGTTCCCAAGTTGATTCCCTCTCGTATATTCATTCGAGTCTGTGTTTACAGACCGAGTCATCTTTCATGACGTTTGAGGGTTTGCAAATACAGGGTGCTAttaaaatcatggaaaaatTAACTGTAAGTATTTACAATAGAAAAGTAGAACGTATGTTACATTTATTGTATGTTACAACTTAAAACTACTTACTGAGAAATAATATGGAATTGGTCGATTCTATTGTTTACATATGTGGAGAATTA contains:
- the LOC128880878 gene encoding probable nuclear transport factor 2 isoform X3 — translated: MALNPQYEVIGKGFVQQYYALFDDPAQRPNLINMYNTESSFMTFEGLQIQGAIKIMEKLTSLSFQKINRIITAIDSQPMFDGGVLINVLGRLQIEIELRLMSSNNLSIYLPPQRR
- the LOC128880877 gene encoding 60S ribosomal protein L27 produces the protein MVKIMKVWKVVLVLGGRYAGRKGIIMRNFDDGTTEKQYGHAVVVGIDRYPRKVHKRMGKAKLHKRSKIKPFVKVLNYNHLMPTRYTVELPWAKKPLVPKDLKDPMKRKKTRFQIRVLLEEKYKSGKNKWFFQKLRF
- the LOC128880875 gene encoding dynactin subunit 2, encoding MADPKYADLPGIAYDQVDVYETTDLPESEQFQIYPEEETDSIEKLHISATEAFNKFKGKQVINEGIDFSDCVSFKPKTGYKFGDWDLPAEGEKETPVQKCQRLQCEIKELYEEVNELKEKTEGEKEEKSIIDIISQVQDLSKQLDSLKLEECLGADVVATLSDPQGTKLKELISQIQAFKQTSILTSESDSKTQSTKVDKTAEPNVLKYQMTYLPEKARMQEAARVALLEQRLCNLESVIGATTDKLSKFSQNLKCQGVMEAVQELGAKAALLDTYQLDIIENRLASLIHRMDSIAQKKSTLSLDSEQEQKIAEMYEIMKQTETMSQMLPQTVNRMLALNTIHQQAAEFNKSLVRLEELQSQITVDLESNKSLLKGVQESFASNLEVIKNNIESLDERIKNLSK